The nucleotide window GCAGCGCCACCAGTAGAAGTACGGACTTTAGATGTTTTGCTGAGCACCTTCTTCTGTTGCAATGCCATACTGTATTTGCAGGCGGCATTACGATACTCCTTATCATGGAAGATGGAATCCGCATGGTAAACCAACAACTGGTACTTCTGGGTCGGCGAAAGCAGCTCACTTAAATCAAAAAGATACAaataatataagttataagaATCAGAAAAGACAACGTAGAAACATGTCTCTTACACATGATATCACATTGTGTTTCTTGAAATGCTAATAGCCAAAGTCTTAAATGATATAATTCAGTGGCAgataaaacagaacagaaaaatcAGAATGAAAACAGTAGATAACAAagtgaacaaaaacataaaactgaAGAAGAATattctgaaaatgtaaaacCATAACAAcgataacaacaacaaaagacaatGAAATTGTCAATTGATCCAAAGCACAGGACAGGAGTGTAAGAACCCATGAAATTGTATAAAGAGTAGACTCATCTTGCTTCAGTTATGTCCTACGAAGTAATGCAGGGCTAACTAACACCAGAACAAAACATTGTAACGTTACATTTACCCATAGCCACTAGTTTCAAATCAATCACCCGGTGAACCTTGAAAAATATGTGATAAGTCCTCCGATACTCGTTGCTCGGTTGAATTCATAACACTTGAGGCTACTACTTTGCGCCTCTTAATCTGACTATTTCTTGGGAAGGAATGTAGATTATGTTCCACCCAATAAACTCTTCTTTTTGAAACGTTACTTATATAGAAGTCCGAGCTTCTTTACCACTACAATTACTAATGTCAGTTATTGTTACCCAGTTAGTTTTGTGATTTCATTTCAGGATTACAACTTAGCTAACACTCTGGTGAGGCACTTTTCAGGAAATAGACGGATCCTGCTTTGGCATTACTTACGGGTTGTTATTACTCATCGTCAGCAACAAACTGCTCATTATCCGAACATTAGAGTGAAGGCCGGCGGCAGCCATATCCCGTACATGATCTATAACATTCATTTTTGATTAAGTGAAAGGCTTGCTTTAGTTTTCCGTCTCAAGTTTAAAGTTGGGGCTTGTAAACAGCTTACGTCAATGCTAGCTAGCTTTTGATGTATTAAATATGGCGCCGAGCAACCTTCCTTCCGCATAATGCTGCCTTTGGGTGCTCTTCACAAGCTCGTGATTTCTAACACTATGCTAGTGAATATGATCATCTTAATGAAAGCTGCGTTGGCGAACAAATTTAGTTTCATTGACTTTATTTTGATATTGGAAACAATAGGCAAAAATGCGTAGAGTAAAAATTAACGTTTGCGAAAGATAcgtaaaatgttttcattcGCCTCTTGGATCGCTGATCCCTCATATCTCCGATAGTTAAAACGCATCTTGTGTATTTGGTGCAGCAATATTTTTTTAGTAAAATCTATTTAGTGAATTCATGTTAAGCtaattatttcactttgataTGGGGTAACAACCTATTTTAAACACTTAACAAACTGTTAAGCATccttgtaaaacaaaaatacagtacataaatattttttaaacttttttgttgTGGTGTGCCACTTGAGTCACACAAATGTATTCATTCCAATAAGAATATTTCAAACAGCTGGAAATAATATTCAATTTAGAAGTACTTTGATCTAAAAAATATGCTATATGCCTACATTTACGATGgtaaaatgattattattagTAGTGTTCAATCATATTATGGTACCTAATATTGCTATATTGGTTGACCATTAGTTCTGTTTTATAACACAGATTCATTACACATTGTTACAACAGGTATCAGCAAAAATACTTTGTCCATTAATAGCATCAATAAACTTCTAATCAAGTCAACAAGATGGTGACTCTGCATGTCTCACATAATAAGAAACCCAAGCTCTTCTATACGGCCAGACATTTTTACAAACCGAATCACAACCATCATACCACCATCACCACAATAAAACACCATGAAGTAAAtaactcatcatcatcatcatcaacatcatcatcatctttatcGCCAGACTCAAGGTACATtcagaacagacagacatgacataaaagatacaataaaaaagacaaagataaacatgtacagagaaataaaaacaaaagaaaccccAATACTGCTTTTCTATGAAAGACACGTATACCAGTGTTTCCACAATGATGAtgatattattatgattatgattatgattatgattattattattattcggTTAGTCAGTTTCATCATCATAAACACAAACTGGCCTGGGATTCCTTTTGCTGTCTTTGGGAACTaaaattcctaaaaaaaaaaaatgttctaaaaTTAATCAGAATTACGTAACGTTAGGTCAGGGAAGCTGGCTAGAAGGTTGGACAGAACGTTTCAAGTTTAGATCCTGTTGATACCTAGAGAAACGTTGCcttaaatacataaacacataaaccatggatgtattataaacacacatactgcacacacgcatgcgcacaGCCAAAGCCAGCAGCTGAACCTTGTGTCAAAACACAGAGGGAAATCAGCAGCAGGCAGCGCAAGCTCTCACCTCGGTTTTAGCTTTAGCTCTATTTTTTGGAAGGTATTTGTCGACACAAAGTGATTTTCATTTACGTCCGCGTACCATGACCGAACAATCAGCATTACTTCTTCGAAAACAACTGGCAggtaatataaatacaatctCGTTATCAAATATAGCCGATGTAAAGGCTAGCTGCCTACctagcagctaacgttagcctttttttttatagcttcgCAAAGCTATGTTTACGCCATAGGAGTGAGCTGAGAAAGCTAACCAAGCAACATAATGGATTCCTTTATCACTGCAGTTTAGTATGGGGCTAAGCTACTTTGATTAAATGATCTCTGGTGAAAAGAagatatacatatacaataatAAGTGGCTCAAATAACTAACGTTATATCTGAATCAATACTTAATCGAAATGCCAGCCTTGCTAGCGGGCTAGCAAGTTCGACATTAGTTAGCTGACGGAACAAAGGAATAATCAATCCAGGGACTCATCTGCTCTGATgactttagcttggctgataatATCTTTATCATAGTCAAAGCCTTTCATAGACAGATATGCTACTATATCAGTAGAACCCTGATTTAAAATTACAAACTggtcagctagctagctctatGCGATAATATCTTAACGTTTCTAATGTAAATTCTGGCCCAGACCGTACCGCTGGGTAGTTAGCGGCTTTTTAACGAGGATACGCATCTCAGTGTTTAAGCTCTCAATGATGACTTCTCCTGTTTTCGTATTTTGAGACTCGCCATCAATATGGTTACTGTTGGTGGCAGTGGTGTGTCTTTTCTTATTAATGCCAACATGGACTTCGACACTGAACAACCAATAGCCATGATGCACAGCTAAAGCTCCCTGATGATAGCGAATGAATGTCTGTCTCCCAGCTAGATAAACAACTCTTTCTtaactattttttaaaaatatattataccATTTACTTATTACCACTAGTCTGATAAACATGACAAAATGTGTCAGATTTAATATAATGGTCATCAGGAAGTGGcagtttatatttgttttttccttttcaagtGCAACAATCCAAAAAGGTCATAAAAACTGTAGTCTAGCTTCGCCAGGCCCTCCTCCAAAACCCcatggaggagggtctggctactccataTATtgcattcggggatgggaggaaaacgtgctctggtttattggcatttctttaaaccaatcacaatcgtcttgggcggtgccaAGCACCGGaggaaggaacttattttggtggaatgtgtacgTTTTTAAAAGTGGTTTTAGTCATGCAGTAgtaaactccgattggacagatagtatagctagctgtctggatttaccctgcagagatctgagaaaaggttaacctagtcctcataaatacaccagagtttaaaatgccatcGCAAAGTAAGCCTAAGGCAACGGaaatccggcctaaatgagtgaaatccaaTGGATTTGgtcaacggagcaatcccagaagtgaaaTAGACTATAAAAACTGTAATGCAGCATTCAAGGTTAGGAAAAGGTATCTGAGATCACAATATTAGGAAGGTCGACATCCCAGACAATGTAGTTCCTATCAAGGAATTgatattattttagtatttttagaGACACTGTAGCCAAAGTTACCTATTTTGATAAAGTTAAGACCAACTGTGATAATGTACTGACTGTGGACAGGATTCAGGTTTTCCCTTTGGTTCTGAATGACAGTGTTTATCACTGCATCCAGAAAAGGAGACAGGCTAATATCCCATTCTATGACTGATTTATTCCaatttctctgtgtgtggggttgtgaaACACTGGCTGTACACTGGTTGACTCAGTGCAGTTCTTCAAGTTGGTGATTCACTTCAGCAACGATCACTAAATTTGGAAACCACGATTTGATTCAGTGAACATTTCGCACcctgtatatttattaaattatattgGAATAATGAGAGACTATGACTTATTCAAATGATCTTTTATACATTCTttaacagagacacacaaaaagTAATGTTTCTATTACTTCACTAAAAACATCTCATATGATACCAAAAACCTCAAAACATAGCATCTCCTCTACACATAAACAAAAGTTGTATTAGAGGAGTGCTTTAAGCATATAAGTCAACATCAATATTGGGATTTATTTCAAGGCACCCATTTTACAAACATTATTATACAAAAAATGCTTACGTTCTAACTGGGAGGCTATACCTAGGCCAGAAAATTGAGATCAAAGCAGTTGGTTAaggcccccctccccccctccttaataactacagactcagaaatggaaCATACTAGGGAaaactcattgtgggactgtctctagtggctggaattctgcactaaggctgaattttgagaaagagacttcagatttggtattagggaaccactaagatctatataaaagcatccaaagagcatgggacctttttaaagaGGCTAACACAGCACATACTACTTATTCAATATGGTCAGCAGCAACTTTGTATCATTAACTTATTGTGAAAGCAAACTTAACATTCCCCGTAGCTGCTTCATAGTTAAATGTGTGGTtaacaaaaggggaaaaaacaaacacgcGGCTCACCTTCGGCCCTGTTTACACGTAAatagttatttttgaaaaatgttgtaaatcttcgtttgcatgtaaactgccGAGCAATCGAAGAAGGGAGGaccagaagagagagaaagtgatttgttgctgttgttgcttttttctggattttgattggctaacgtgggcttgagcttctcgttacactgtcacctacaggtttggcatgctctgaCACGCATATAAACAAGGGTACGTGTAActgaacacttttctgaaaactaacGGCTGTGcaccatgttatttttgaaaacaaagaGGTTGAAATATCTGTTTATGGAAATAAACACGTTAAATGTAGCCTTAGATTTAATTGTACCTTGCATACGTGGTTCATCAATGTCAGTGACATAGACTCATGTTGGCTGTGCCATGACTTTGCACCAGTTtttgcagcagcatttttttttttttttttggacttcTTTAACCTTTCTTTAcgttttaacctttttatcgCGGAATGAGTGAAATCTGAGGCATTTGTTTTGTGCTTTGCCCTGTAAAGGTTTTCTGTTGAGTTTTAGTTCCAAGTATTGTTCTGACGTTCACCAAATCCTGGagtactgtaaaaaaaagttttttacaCCCTCTATAAATGAGCTGTAATGGAATGTTGTGTATAGTAATTATACCAACTGGCTTATTAAATCATCAGTCACCACCACTACTTTAATCACTGTCCCTCCCtcctgtttctgtctttttcatGAATTTGTCAATGCAATAACATGCAACTCAAAATGCTGACATCTCCAAAATCTACTCTATAATATTGTTCTTTTATCTTGACTCCTTACTTGCTCACGCATGTAGAGTTCAGGGATTTTCCTGTATATTGAgatctctgcccccccccccacacacacacacaccacacacgcgcacacacacacacacacacacacacaaagaggttttagccagccCCAAAAGAAAATCACTAGCACCAAAATGCTAAgaattgagaataaaaatagcaatttcTCTCTAAATATGTTTAAGAGCAAAATAGAAAGTTGAATTGGAGAGACTGTCTGTTTGACTCTCGtggttatatatttaaatatcatTTTCCAGTTTTGTTAACTGGAGTGTATTAACTAAAGAATAATGTAATGTACATTGTTCCTAAAAGGCTCATTCTGAGCCAGAAATAACCCTGGAGTGGACCTGTCACATCTGTGAAATTAGTATAGTTGTTTGATGTCCAGTTCATTGAATAGAACAACCTTttatgcctcttttttttttttctttttccagagCTCAACAAGAACCCCGTGGAGGGCTTTTCAGCCGGTCTAATAGATGACGATGATATATATAAATGGGAAGTTGTGATCATTGGTCCACAAGATACCCTTTTGTAAGTAAGAAGACATACTTGGACAATGATTTCTTTGGTTAGAAATATATACATTACTATTTTGAATTATTCAATCATAATTCAATCAATCAGTTTTCATTTGTCCCCGCTCTCTTCTTTGTATTGCAGTGAAGGAGGGTTTTTCAAAGCATATCTGACCTTTCCCTATGATTATCCACTACGGCCTCCCAAGATGAAGTTCATCACTGAAATCTGGCACCCAAATGGTAAACATGTTGAGCATGTTCTCTTTGATGTTTACTTCAAATCTCCATTGCCGTCACTTGGTGTGGACAGTGAAATTATTGTTTGTTAAGCTACTTTATTGGATGATTTTGAAAGGTTGTTTTGATTAAGCAGTGAAGTAGTCCAGCCTTTGAGTTCAATTGTACAGAAGGCTGTCATAACATTATATTGGCTGCTGTTAAATTCATGCTCCACTCTTTCTCCACAGTTGCAAAGAACGGCGATGTTTGCATCTCAATTCTGCATGAGCCGGGAGAAGATAAGTTTGGTTACGAGAAGCCCGAGGAACGCTGGCTTCCGATCCACACGGTAGAGACAATCATGATTAGTGTTATCTCCATGCTGGCGGACCCCAACAGTGACTCGCCTGCCAATGTGGACGCGGCGGTGAGTTCCACTACTTATCCCATCCCCCTGGCACTAGAAAACATCTTATTATTCTTGTTATCGTGGCAGTTCAAGTGAATTGAGGATGTGTCGTTGAAAGAATCCAATGTTGCTCCCACAGAAAGAGTGGAGGGAGGACCCTAACGGTGAATTCAAGAGGAAGGTAGCTCGCTGTGTAAGAAAAAGTCAAGAGATGGCTTTTGATTAGGAGTCAACTGTATATTCCAGGGTAAGTCAATTCATTGTTTCAGCTACAGTAACTGTCACATGTGAAACCTTGTTCtggaagtaaaagtaataacaGTGTTCTTTTTTCAGTTAAAGGAAATGCCTTCAGagggaaaatgtcaacaaaaggcTTTTGCACCCCTTGTTTTGCCAGTCAAAGGAATTGGCCAACTTCAACCACGTTTCTGTGAACGGTTGTCATTTTCCGCAAAATGAGCCAATTTGAGAACCATACCAGCGAAATTAACCTGTTTCCTACCCGGAATtgtatatttaattttatttattttgaaaaatgaatgatgTAAGATATGTCACTACTGTAAATTAACTTGCTTTTTTATCTGCTGCTGAACAGTTTCTACTTTATACCAGGTTTCTTATGCAATTTAGTGGTCAAGATTGTGTAAAACAAAACCCGTTACCATTAGATCATCACTTGTCCTCCCTTCTGAATACTCACGCCCAGATTGACGTCGGCCCAACAAATCTCTGTCAATAGATGTGATTATTTTCAACACGTGTCATTGAATCACTGTTGCCTTTTGTTCGCCTCACATCGTCACAGCCGGCTTTTTGTTTGGAGAGACAGGTTGAGAACTTTTTAGAGAGTTTTCCTACAGTCTGTACTTTCTGAGAAACAACCTCCTGCTAGCATTTTCTCCTTATGCTAGTGTATGTCTAAGTGATATAAAACCATGACTCTCAAACCCGCATGATCCCCTCAAACAGCTCTGTTATGTATTGTTGCTAGCTGTAGATGTAAATGGAATGGCTTACTCAGTGATTTGAGAGTTATTGTTTCATGATCTATTGACTCACACAAGCCTAGCTAATGGTAACGGAAGGTTTGTGCCAACTTCTCATGTTGAAAGTTAATAATGTCTCGATTAGCAATCAGTACTGTACTTTAAACCTCTAATATTGCTGAGCCTTTCCCTTAACACGTGGCCCTTATGGTCATTTAAGATCTATTGATTATCACTTAGTCTAATGTCTTTTCACAATGTTGTAAATCATGGACAACCAAATGCAGTCGGTAAAAATAGCTTAAACTGTGATTAGTCTACATGTGTACTGGTAACTGGCATAACAGCTCAATTTAAAAGGTAAATACATTTGCAGAGGGTTATGGTGGTTTGAGTTCTTAATCTGTTTAAAATAGGGAAATTTAGGGGCTCCATGGTAGAACTAGGCTAGTCGTTTTTACTTGGATGACGCGTAGGTCACATTAACTTCAAGGTTTTGACTCCGAGGACTTTGGGTAGATTAAGTAATGCTCTTAAATTCTATCAACATCTTAAATTCTGATTGGTGCATACTTAGATAATATGTATCACCTTTTACTTAATCACTGAATTTTGGTTGTAATTATTGATAGAGACTTGAAGTTAACATACCACTTAGTAAAGTATAAATAAGTGTTCTGATGGGGAAAGGAACACAATCCTGTGTCTaggattttaattttgaaagaaTATACACAGTCGTGTTTGGGTGGAGTCTGTAAAAGCATTGGCTTTTGTTCACTTTTGCTGATGGTGTTGCTGAACGTAAAGCCATGATGACATCTATTCTGAATTATGTTATACATGATTGATCTGTGACTGACATTGACAAATAGCTAACCATCTTTTGGCGCATGCAATCAGGTTTGAAGGAGTTGGGTATGTTTAAATATACCATTGGTAGTACATTCTGGGTGAATGTGATGTGTACAGTTAGTAGTTTTCTGTAGACTTTCTGATCACATAACTGCTGTTGACATTACCTTTTTAAGTCAGAATTTTCTAACCTACCATGACCTCCTCTGACCGGTGTTCACTGTATTTGCACAGATTCGGTGCGTTTGAAATGTCATTAAGCAATACGCTCTGAAAATGGTGTTCAGGTAATCCACCCTAACgccattatttgttttttgttgttttgttccatTTTGTGTCAATGCAATGTATATTGGACATGATGCTCAATAAAGTGTGTAAACAGAGTGGCCTGTaatgttgatttgtgttttacattttaaatgagaacACGCTCTGGGTTCAAGTATATTAGACCTCTGCTCTGTAATTGGAACCCAGGGAATAGTGTCAGATTTCAGGGCTGGCTTCATTTCACACGCATAGGGTTCTGCTGGCTGCAATACATACTGAGCTGATAAAGATGTTTGCAACCTCTCAGACATATCAACAGGAAATATTGGAATTGTAAGTAACAATGAGAAAGCAAGTAACATTTGTTGAGCAGCGGAAAAAAGAGAACCTGTTAAAAAATTGAAGGGGTCACATCGTAATGAGGTAAAACCTACATTGTGAGTGTTAACATCTTTAATGGATTGAAGGATGTAGATGATTTCAAATTCAATTGTTTTTAGGTCTGCAGAATCTAACCAGAGCGGTACAGATGGTGAGtcaaatatttctttaaattctaACTCAACATGAATGAACctgttgttttcattattgaATTACAGAATAGATTATTTGAACGCAAATTGAcatctaaaaatatataattatagaTTGGCAAGACTGCAATGTCCAGGGTGCTCAGGAAGTTTAGTCAgatttttaaaggtgctctttGGGGTCGGGAATTCAATTGCATtcattcaattgtttttttgttgttgtattaatTGCTAAACAACGTtgggcacaactggagctacatgtgcaaaactaaaactacagtctgcactaccagcAGTCACCTGAACTAAATGGTTCACATcacctgcaaaactcattcaCAGCAACCAACTCTTGAAGGGcctaaaaatgtcactttatgaggtttttttttaacagtaatatgAGTTCCCCAAGCCTGCCTTTGGtaccccagtggctagaaattgtgataggtgtaaacccaacccagggtatcctgctctgcctttgagaaaatgaaagttcagatgggcagatctggaatcttgcccctttatgaggtcataggaGGCAAGGTTtctgtttctctgctttgcccgcccagagaatttggccctcccatgagagagagacgtcatggctttcaaacaagcaaagtggcagttgtaCAAGGCTACACCCTCAGCCTCCACCTCCATGTCTGCATCACCTCTAAATACTAATGGATGTGGTATCTCCATTactttcacctccattactttctgaaaaacagtaagaactcagttttactatagtaaaggcagtgtttttcacattttgttttttatagctgtgtatgtaacctcagacatcttacCTGGACATATCGGTATCTatgctcttttacctgtttctctcATACGGTACAGTGTATAACTGTTTGTAATTCTTATTTTGTGTATGTACACaaaaaaggctttctgagctttctctATATAAATACCGTATGTGTTCACTAACTAGTCTAAAACATGACACCTGCTTAGGATTCAGCCAAAAATGCAACCAGCAGTGTTTGATGGGTACCAGAGTGAAATCAactctgttttgaatgtgtggttaacagttgtgacagcagtgtgtttgcatttgaacaaagtgctgtaaatccacagtgttgtgcacgTTGTGGTTAGAGCCATGGGATAAGTGTGTAGAGATTTGAAAACTGAAAACCgagcaatgaaaaacaaaccagagtttggtccacatgaactgttgctgtgcagactgtagttgcacatgtgactccagttgtgcccactgcccacaaaaaaactaagtataggaaaaaaaaaggaaatccaaggcacttttcttcaaaattatttaaaaagcccTTATTTTACTGGCTATTTCATAATAGAAAATTTAAAAGACATAGGGAGAAACAATTGCCTGATACAAGTGATATTTATTCTCCTGCAGATCAACTTTTCCCATTTACGGTCAACACACATGTAGCCATTAGTCTTCCGCCtcctttgtgtcttttgtttgtggAAGAAACCTCTTTAAATGTGTCTCTTCACATcactgattaattaattaataataatttaatattacATATTAATTTACAACCCCTGGACTTTAATAGTTCATATGTGTTTCagcaagatttctgctcatgttaaAAACTTATTCCACAAATctgtgtttcttatttttttaacaaaattgcGATTAAAAAGGGATGGGGACAAAAGCAACTATTTCAAGTGGAAGGAATTGTCCCCGGCGTCCCCATTCTAAATGACACCTAGGCTACACAACCTGCATGCTGTGGTCAGCTGGGCGTTGCACACCCGCGTGCGGCCCAAAGGATCATTGCTGACACCCCAAAACATCCCATACTCAGCGAAataggaagaaaagagaaattcCAGGCAGAGGGCAGGTTTCAGGCCCACACAGAATCTGCAGACGCAGAATTCAACAGAAATTTCCGCAGAATATTAAGACATCTCTTAAATTCCACTTTTTCCACAATTTTAATTCTGGATCACcactgaaaactaaaaaaaaaaaaaaaaaaaagggcagatCTGTTTGGGTCTGGTAATCATTAAAAGGGATTACTTTTGTATtggttattcatttttttttttttatgaaaatccTACATAATATACCTTTAAACAGATGATTACTGATTTCCATTAAAGATTGTTAAGATCAAATGTGCTGCTTAAATAACACCACCACAGATCTGTTTTACTGCATGTTGCCTTTGGCAGGCTTTAAATGTCTACCTAGTCAGCAAGTGAGGGAGATGTACAGAGGAACACACGTAAATGTGTCTGCAGGCGGCCAGCACATGAAGAAAATACACATTCCCAAATCTATGATGTCTGCACCCTTCTTACAGGTAACCATGTAACGCTGGAACACATGTTCAAGttagttttctgtttgtttctgtggTATTTTTCATATCAAGAGCTATAAGATGGTTTGAATGAGATAATTGTAATAGTCCTCATAAAATAACAAGATGACTGTCATTCTGTtatgtattataatataatCACATCAGGTCTTGTTTCTGTCTCAGCATCCAGCCCTTACAGCAGGACAGAGGCGCTACCTTTGCAGTATAGCTAATGTTTACAGTACAGAGCACATGAAGCAGCAGATGAAGCAGCACTATCTCAATGTGTAGcacacatgtgttcattcaggTGTGTATCGGTTTTCTCAAACCTAACgtttgcagtggtggaagaagtgttCAGCTCCTTTACTTAAAGCTACAGTCCGTAgtgtctgtctcccccatgaggaattctaagtaatgacaa belongs to Etheostoma spectabile isolate EspeVRDwgs_2016 chromosome 5, UIUC_Espe_1.0, whole genome shotgun sequence and includes:
- the LOC116689307 gene encoding ubiquitin-conjugating enzyme E2 G1, whose amino-acid sequence is MTEQSALLLRKQLAELNKNPVEGFSAGLIDDDDIYKWEVVIIGPQDTLFEGGFFKAYLTFPYDYPLRPPKMKFITEIWHPNVAKNGDVCISILHEPGEDKFGYEKPEERWLPIHTVETIMISVISMLADPNSDSPANVDAAKEWREDPNGEFKRKVARCVRKSQEMAFD